A single Nomia melanderi isolate GNS246 chromosome 13, iyNomMela1, whole genome shotgun sequence DNA region contains:
- the LOC116432320 gene encoding uncharacterized protein LOC116432320 isoform X1: protein MSRYFVFLLLISLIVDSSVTSETKSADRKGDSTFDYQEEDTTKETKLEEHGSEEQNPKKMNSTEAIEDSSQGNHLEPFHSHHFDDHNCPVNEVWAKCGRVCEQTCRRRGICLVKLCSNDWSGCRCKPGLLRNGKGQCVLHKYCKKCKKPKHRSNV from the exons ATGTCTCGATATTTCGTCTTCTTGTTGCTGATCTCTTTGATAGTCGATTCGT CAGTGACATCAGAGACGAAGTCTGCAGACAGAAAAGGAGACAGCACTTTCGATTATCAGGAAGAAGATACTACAAAAGAAACTAAATTGGAGGAACATGGTTCTGAGGAACAAAATCCTAAGAAGATGAATTCCACAGAAGCAATAGAAGATAGTTCTCAAGGAAATCATTTGGAGCCGTTTCATTCTCATCATTTTGATGATCATAATTGCCCTGTGAACGAAGTGTGGGCCAAATGTGGAAGAGTTTGCGAGCAAACCTGTCGAAGACGCGGAATCTGCTTAGTGAAG TTGTGTAGCAACGATTGGTCCGGTTGTCGGTGCAAACCAGGATTACTTAGGAATGGAAAAGGACAATGTGTCCTacataaatattgcaaaaagtGTAAGAAGCCGAAACACAGATCAAACGTAtga
- the LOC116432323 gene encoding chymotrypsin inhibitor-like, whose protein sequence is MSRFSIVLLLLAVAYVAADSNSKKCPENETWNICGELCGPTCDVPRPNPRFCPAIECTPNFTGGCRCNKGYVRNTKKGSCVKEQQCNKS, encoded by the exons ATGTCTCGTTTCTCTATTGTTCTGCTGCTGTTAGCTGTAGCCTACGTCGCAG CTGACTCCAATTCGAAAAAATGTCCCGAGAATGAAACATGGAACATATGCGGAGAATTGTGCGGACCGACATGCGATGTCCCCCGCCCGAATCCTCGTTTCTGCCCGGCAATT GAATGCACACCTAATTTCACAGGCGGCTGCAGATGTAATAAAGGATATGTGAGGAACACCAAGAAGGGTAGCTGCGTTAAAGAACAACAATGTAACAAATCGTAG
- the LOC116432320 gene encoding uncharacterized protein LOC116432320 isoform X2 produces the protein MSRYFVFLLLISLIVDSLTSETKSADRKGDSTFDYQEEDTTKETKLEEHGSEEQNPKKMNSTEAIEDSSQGNHLEPFHSHHFDDHNCPVNEVWAKCGRVCEQTCRRRGICLVKLCSNDWSGCRCKPGLLRNGKGQCVLHKYCKKCKKPKHRSNV, from the exons ATGTCTCGATATTTCGTCTTCTTGTTGCTGATCTCTTTGATAGTCGATTCGT TGACATCAGAGACGAAGTCTGCAGACAGAAAAGGAGACAGCACTTTCGATTATCAGGAAGAAGATACTACAAAAGAAACTAAATTGGAGGAACATGGTTCTGAGGAACAAAATCCTAAGAAGATGAATTCCACAGAAGCAATAGAAGATAGTTCTCAAGGAAATCATTTGGAGCCGTTTCATTCTCATCATTTTGATGATCATAATTGCCCTGTGAACGAAGTGTGGGCCAAATGTGGAAGAGTTTGCGAGCAAACCTGTCGAAGACGCGGAATCTGCTTAGTGAAG TTGTGTAGCAACGATTGGTCCGGTTGTCGGTGCAAACCAGGATTACTTAGGAATGGAAAAGGACAATGTGTCCTacataaatattgcaaaaagtGTAAGAAGCCGAAACACAGATCAAACGTAtga